The following coding sequences lie in one Pungitius pungitius chromosome 18, fPunPun2.1, whole genome shotgun sequence genomic window:
- the hcar2 gene encoding proteinase-activated receptor 3 gives MEVLYTNSSTLFVSHRPINKSLTVYENCKDMPTVLICYLGLQFVNMFLGIPANITVLWLIRRNKGDSSTSDIFIFHLAILDVIFCLSPPLELANIVFLTTTSTWYVLRFFYGIKDTSPLFLSCICLDRYMAVVHPITFTKLKDRHHRAALAAAVWLIILAYAAGKCANSIPHFDVVFTVTILAAFAFMVFCNISILLALRQSGPSRDEMHPVKKRAFKMVLIILAIIVFNYFPPVALLPFKSYFTEDVYLCYIHYVAFGLMDFSSSVQPMLYLSKERLHCCQSGATQLE, from the coding sequence ATGGAGGTGTTATACACCAACTCCTCCACGCTCTTCGTGTCCCACAGACCCATCAACAAGTCCCTGACAGTGTATGAGAACTGCAAAGACATGCCCACTGTTCTGATCTGCTACCTGGGCCTGCAGTTCGTCAACATGTTCCTGGGCATCCCGGCCAACATCACGGTGCTGTGGCTCATCCGAAGAAACAAAGGGGACTCCTCCACCTCGGACATCTTCATTTTCCACCTGGCGATTCTAGACGTGATcttctgtctctcccccccgcTCGAGCTGGCCAACATAGTCTTCCTCACCACCACAAGCACCTGGTACGTCCTGCGCTTCTTCTACGGCATCAAAGACACCtcgcctctcttcctctcctgcatctGCCTGGACCGTTACATGGCCGTGGTCCACCCCATCACCTTCACCAAGCTCAAGGACCGCCACCACAGAGCCGCCCTGGCCGCCGCGGTCTGGCTGATCATTCTGGCCTACGCCGCCGGCAAGTGCGCGAACAGCATTCCCCACTTCGACGTGGTCTTCACGGTGACGATCCTGGCCGCGTTCGCCTTCATGGTGTTCTGCAACATTTCCATCCTCTTGGCGCTGAGACAGTCCGGACCCAGCCGAGACGAGATGCACCCGGTGAAAAAGAGAGCCTTCAAGATGGTCCTCATCATCCTCGCGATCATAGTGTTCAACTACTTCCCGCCTGTGGCGCTGTTGCCGTTCAAGAGCTACTTCACGGAGGACGTGTACCTTTGCTACATCCACTATGTGGCCTTCGGACTGATGGACTTCAGCAGCAGCGTTCAGCCGATGCTCTATTTGTCCAAGGAAAGGTTGCACTGCTGCCAGAGCGGCGCAACGCAGCTCGAGTAA
- the LOC119226753 gene encoding zinc finger protein 558: protein MATSNVSCLKVFLESSLNDIFRATVCDILDSVDRTLSEYQGTIRRIESENEGLKALLFAQKNTESAVRDICDQDANENLSTSSWSNCPINSTEGTFKRSICSSDKKSFRRRQKDKMRDRVSSSPFSLQTDQMLVMPCVNTEEVSTSTQNWISVKVEPELHGSHAIDLSQPLPLLNLTMRPAKDETTEVSCCESRLGPGQVKVTALSGTRVEEGQLIKTEEEEQYGDNVCKQELQHALSCYPESETDLGVPSSPPAVPEVAALEENAVAPADESLEIHDNFLRCTTCPKTFSQASSLNIHIKAHSSEKAHSCSYCGKRFGRADLLKSHRRTHTGERPYSCNLCSKTYAHPSQLRIHKRVHTGEKPYSCSHCAKRFNEHNQLKVHLRTHTGERPYSCQECGKTFSNAGNLRIHKRIHTGEKPYCCAQCGKRFNGLGDLKTHYRIHTGERPYCCELCKKTFSQAGHLTIHMRMHTGERPYSCKECGKKFTVASSLKLHQRTHTGEKGYSCSHCSKSFSRSGHLKRHELVHTKEKVFVCSQCAKSYTDLSSLKKHQKTHSAMEQNALSEGSTSEEDTNRPSASETLLDTDRS from the exons ATGGCCACGTCTAATGTTAGTTGTCTGAAGGTCTTCCTAGAGTCGTCTCTGAACGACATCTTTAGGGCCACAGTGTGTGATATCCTTGACTCGGTGGACCGGACCCTGTCCGAGTATCAGGGGACAATACGGAGGATCGAGTCTGAAAACGAGGGCCTGAAGGCTCTGCTGTTTGCACAGAAGAACACCGAGTCTGCCGTAAGAG aTATTTGTGACCAAGATGCGAATGAAAATCTTTCAACTTCATCATGGAGCAATTGCCCCATCAACTCCACTGAGGGCACGTTCAAGAGGTCCATATGCAGCAGCGACAAGAAGAGCTTCCGGAGGAGGCAGAAAGACAAGATGAGGGATCGCGTATCCTCTTCGCCGTTTTCACTGCAGACTGATCAAATGCTAGTAATGCCATGTGTGAACACAGAAGAGGTGAGCACGTCCACCCAAAACTGGATATCGGTAAAAGTAGAGCCAGAGCTGCATGGCAGCCATGCCATTGACCTTTCCCAGCCTTTGCCCCTTCTCAATCTGACAATGAGGCCAGCGAAAGACGAGACCACAGAGGTCAGTTGTTGTGAATCCAGGTTGGGCCCTGGACAAGTTAAAGTGACCGCTCTTTCTGGCACTCGCGTGGAGGAAGGGCAGCTCATTaagacggaggaagaggagcagtaCGGCGACAATGTCTGTAAGCAGGAGTTGCAGCATGCGTTGAGCTGCTACCCTGAATCGGAAACAGACCTCGGGGTACCAAGCAGTCCGCCTGCGGTGCCGGAAGTAGCGGCACTTGAAGAAAACGCCGTTGCTCCCGCGGACGAGTCTTTGGAGATTCACGACAACTTCTTGCGCTGCACCACCTGTCCCAAAACCTTCAGTCAAGCGTCCTCGCTAAACATCCACATCAAGGCGCACAGCAGCGAAAAGGCCCACAGCTGCAGCTACTGCGGCAAACGCTTCGGCCGGGCCGATCTCCTCAAGTCCCACAGGCGCACCCACACAGGCGAGCGGCCCTACAGCTGCAACCTTTGCAGCAAGACGTACGCCCACCCCAGTCAGCTCAGGATACACAAGCGGGTCCACACGGGAGAAAAGCCCTACTCCTGCTCGCACTGCGCGAAGCGCTTCAACGAGCACAACCAGCTCAAAGTCCACTTGCGGACTCACACGGGGGAGAGGCCGTACAGCTGCCAGGAGTGCGGCAAAACCTTCAGCAACGCGGGCAACCTACGCATACACAAGAGGATCCACACCGGGGAGAAGCCCTACTGCTGCGCCCAGTGCGGCAAGAGGTTCAACGGCCTGGGCGACCTCAAAACCCACTACAGGATTCACACCGGCGAGAGGCCCTACTGCTGCGAGCTGTGTAAGAAGACCTTCAGCCAGGCGGGGCACCTCACCATACACATGCGGATGCACACGGGGGAAAGGCCGTACAGCTGCAAAGAGTGCGGCAAGAAGTTCACGGTGGCCAGCAGCCTCAAACTGCACCAGAGGACTCACACGGGCGAGAAGGGTTACAGCTGCTCGCACTGCAGCAAGAGCTTCAGCAGGTCGGGTCACCTGAAGAGACACGAGCTGGTCCACACCAAAGAGAAGGTCTTCGTCTGCAGCCAGTGCGCGAAGTCCTACACGGACCTGTCCTCCCTGAAGAAGCACCAGAAGACTCACAGTGCCATGGAGCAGAATGCACTGAGCGAGGGAAGCACCAGCGAGGAGGACACGAACCGGCCTTCTGCCTCGGAGACTCTGTTAGACACGGATAGGAGTTAG
- the LOC119226752 gene encoding PH and SEC7 domain-containing protein 4 isoform X1: protein MLMEEENVCSSPPDVTVSAVQQPQQALCTSIDHRRSNGEEEAIVWGTIAVQIDRAQGADQLSLEAEAGTREEAGPGTAEEAGLETPEEAGPGTAEEAGLETQNEAGLETPEEAGQEIHKEAGLETHEEAGQKTPEVAGPVTHEEVGRKTPEVPGPETPEVGGPETHEEAGPETHEVGGRKTPEVGGQETHEEAGRKTPKVAGPETPKVAGPETPKVAGPETPEVAGPETPEEAGPETQEEAGPETQEEAAQWGQTVWQLTCTGAPLSFATVQWDVPDPPAATSLHVTDMGSANEPTPGGVTSLDGTSPSLHRSQGVNADLFIRQGRGEDGGFDYLALNSNPELRGNASEPCDAADVQEPPTQEREDPTHELLESNNGTCYSERDDLSIPPTAVLEEEGVPSASSRPVTVDLLDILDVADVSEDEGDSFVDLKPQEEPEQPCLLLTGLRDSEDQQTSANGVEEEEEEDEGEEQEQINVSGTEESEEAEVTICLSYVEFSGDLPRTDDAAATVNPDKPTDRPPSELLEERPEGSHEAPAGQAAEPEMCLDVDQNADPERSEAAANAEEPSAQAAGLTERRETPQRAMEPTEGPEEERGDQAKDFPPRAEPERLEAAEEPRGAGVSQHLDPPPEEPARSRAADPPGAPVETGESQTTPHLSPEPADGAGGGEEGSASEERAEPPGGAPPPLVNGDAVNGEMARRLAERLRGLDGIQRVDVVKHIDKDNDFSRAVGEEYLKLFDFTGQTLDHALRCFLKVVVLIGETQERERVLQHFACRFHHCNPDSFTSSESVLALTCAVMLLNTDLHGQNVGKSMSSTKFVSNLDGMDEGENFSKDLLKSLYNSIKSEPLQWAVDEEELKSSVLVDEDAAEDAPLRSKFNPFQDVPHDKTASVVKQGFLQRKLHADIDGKRTPWGKRGWKTFYGVVRGMVLYLQKDDYRREQPIDEEVVSLHHSLAEQAADYTKKPYVFRLQTADWRVLLFQASSKLEMHSWISRVNLVSALHSSPPFPAAVGSQRRFCRPILPSSQSAHTPERQLQSYAETLQSFKEDLSYLQQNLPEGKRAKAKELEEHRVRAEYLHHEMCRYEIYIQGLEAWKSVTKAVGGALSVADLNQFDKAVCAYSAEEEEVENEGRLKKSHSSPSLELEIVPPALIKVRRNISERRTYRRTIIPRWNKEV from the exons ATGCTAATGGAGGAGGAAAATGTGTGCTCCTCTCCACCGGATGTCACGGTATCGGCCGTTCAGCAGCCCCAACAAGCCTTGTGTACATCCATCGACCACCGGCGCtccaatggagaggaagaggccaTCGTGTGGGGCACCATAGCGGTACAGATCGACCGGGCACAGGGTGCGGATCAACTCTCCCTGGAGGCAGAAGCAGGGACCCGTGAGGAGGCAGGACCAGGGACCGCCGAGGAGGCAGGACTAGAGACCCCCGAGGAGGCAGGACCAGGGACTGCTGAGGAGGCAGGACTAGAGACCCAGAATGAGGCGGGACTAGAGACCCCCGAAGAGGCAGGACAAGAGATCCACAAGGAAGCAGGACTAGAGACCCATGAGGAGGCGGGACAAAAAACCCCAGAGGTGGCGGGACCAGTGACCCACGAGGAGGTGGGACGAAAGACACCCGAGGTGCCGGGACCAGAGACCCCCGAGGTGGGGGGACCAGAGACCCACGAGGAGGCGGGACCAGAGACCCACGAGGTGGGGGGACGAAAGACACCCGAGGTGGGGGGACAAGAGACCCACGAGGAGGCGGGACGAAAGACACCCAAGGTGGCGGGACCAGAGACCCCCAAGGTGGCGGGACCAGAGACCCCCAAGGTGGCGGGACCAGAGACCCCCGAGGTGGCGGGACCAGAGACCCCCGAGGAGGCGGGACCAGAGACCCAGGAGGAGGCGGGACCAGAGACCCAGGAGGAGGCAGCGCAGTGGGGGCAGACAGTATGGCAGTTGACCTGTACCGGTGCTCCGCTGTCCTTTGCGACAGTGCAGTGGGACGTGCCCGACCCCCCTGCTGCAACGTCTTTGCACGTGACTGACATGGGCTCGGCCAATGAGCCGACCCCGGGCGGCGTGACGAGTCTAGACGGCACTTCCCCGTCGCTTCACCGCTCTCAGGGCGTTAACGCTGATCTGTTCATACGGCAGGGCAGAGGGGAAGACGGTGGTTTTGATTATCTGGCTCTCAACTCAAATCCAGAGCTCAGAGGAAACGCCTCAGAG CCATGTGACGCTGCAGACGTGCAAGAGCCGCCGACACAGGAAAGGGAAGACCCCACACACGAGCTGTTAGAAAGTAATAACGGTACGTGTTACTCGGAGAGAGACGACTTGA GTATTCCACCGACGGCAGTCTTAGAAGAAGAGGGGGTCCCCTCGGCCAGCTCACGTCCTGTAACTGTGGACCTACTCGACATTCTGGACGTCGCTGATGTGTCAGAAGATGAGGGGGACAGTTTTGTAGATTTAAAACCACAAGAGGAACCGGAACAGCCCTGCCTTCTGCTGACTGGACTCAGAGACTCCGAGGACCAGCAAACTTCAGCCAATGGtgtcgaggaggaggaagaagaagacgagggagaagagcaggagCAGATAAACGTGTCCGGTACCGAAGAAAGTGAAGAGGCAGAAGTCACCATTTGTCTGAGTTATGT GGAGTTTTCTGGGGATTTGCCACGAACCGACGATGCCGCAGCAACCGTAAACCCAGATAAGCCGACTGACAGGCCGCCGTCAGAGCTTCTGGAAGAGAGACCGGAAGGGTCACATGAAGCTCCCGCTGGTCAGGCCGCAGAACCCGAAATGTGCTTGGATGTAGATCAGAACGCAGACCCTGAGCGGTCAGAGGCTGCGGCCAACGCGGAGGAACCGTCGGCCCAGGCGGCCGGCCTCACCGAGAGGAGAGAGACCCCCCAGCGGGCGATGGAGCCCACTGAAGGACCGGAGGAGGAACGAGGCGACCAAGCAAAAGACTTTCCGCCGCGAGCCGAGCCCGAGCGGCTTGAGGCGGCCGAGGAGCCGAGGGGGGCTGGAGTGTCGCAGCATCTCGACCCGCCGCCAGAGGAGCCCGCCCGAAGCCGAGCCGCGGACCCGCCGGGGGCCCCGGTGGAGACCGGTGAGTCGCAAACGACGCCGCACTTGTCCCCCGAGCCCGCTGACGGAGCGGGAGGCGGCGAGGAAGGCTCCGCGAGCGAGGAGCGGGCTGAGCCCCCCGggggggcgccgccgccgcttgTGAACGGAGACGCGGTGAACGGAGAGATGGCCCGCCGCCTCGCCGAGCGGCTGCGCGGTCTGGACGGGATCCAACGCGTGGACGTGGTGAAGCACATAGACAAAGA caATGACTTCAGTCGCGCTGTCGGGGAGGAATACCTGAAACTATTTGACTTCACCGGGCAAACTCTGGATCACGCCCTGAG GTGTTTTCTGAAAGTGGTCGTGCTGATAGGAGAGACCCAGGAGAGAGAGCGCGTGCTGCAGCATTTCGCCTGCCGCTTCCATCACTGCAACCCCGactccttcacctcctcgg aGTCCGTGTTGGCCCTCACGTGTGCTGTGATGCTTCTCAACACGGACTTGCACGGACAG AACGTGGGGAAATCAATGTCCTCCACCAAGTTTGTGTCCAACCTTGATGGGATGGACGAAGGAGAAAACTTCAGCAAGGATCTCTTGAAG AGTCTCTACAACTCCATCAAGAGTGAGCCGCTGCAGTGGGctgt ggacgaggaggagctgaagagctCCGTGCTGGTGGACGAGGACGCGGCGGAGGACGCGCCGCTGCGCTCCAAGTTCAACCCTTTCCAGGACGTCCCGCACGACAAAACGGCGTCGGTGGTCAAACAGGGGTTCCTGCAGAGGAAGCTGCACGCCGACATCGACGGCAAACGCA CTCCGTGGGGAAAGCGAGGCTGGAAGACGTTCTATGGAGTGGTGAGGGGAATGGTCCTCTACCTGCAGAAG GATGACTACCGGAGGGAGCAGCCGATCGACGAGGAGGTGGTGAGCCTGCACCACTCTCTGGCCGAGCAGGCGGCCGACTACACCAAGAAGCCCTACGTCTTCCGTCTGCAGACAGCCGACTGGAGGGTTTTGCTCTTTCAGGCCTC ATCCAAACTGGAGATGCATTCTTGGATCAGCCGCGTCAACCTGGTGTCGGCCCTCCACTCGTCGCCTCCGTTCCCCGCCGCCGTCGGCTCTCAGAGGAGATTCTGCAGACCCATCCTCCCCTCGTCGCAGTCTGCCCACACTCCG GAGCGTCAGCTGCAGTCTTATGCAGAAACGCTGCAGTCCTTCAAAGAGGACTTGTCGTACCTGCAGCAAAACCTGCCAGAGGGCAAAAGAGCCAAAgccaaggagctggaggagcatcGCGTCAGAGCGGAGTACCTCCACCACGAG ATGTGCCGCTACGAGATCTACATCCAGGGGCTGGAGGCGTGGAAGAGCGTGACGAAGGCAGTTGGCGGCGCGCTGAGCGTCGCCGACCTGAACCAGTTCGACAAAGCGGTGTGCGCGTACtcggcggaggaggaagaggtggaaaaCGAAGGCAGGCTGAAAAAGTCCCACTCCAGCCCGTCCCTGGAACTGGAGATTGTGCCCCCGGCGTTGATCAAAGTGAGACGCAACATCTCAGAGAGACGGACTTATCGCAGGACCATCATTCCCCGGTGGAATAAAGAGGTCTGA
- the LOC119226752 gene encoding PH and SEC7 domain-containing protein 4 isoform X2: protein MLMEEENVCSSPPDVTVSAVQQPQQALCTSIDHRRSNGEEEAIVWGTIAVQIDRAQGADQLSLEAEAGTREEAGPGTAEEAGLETPEEAGPGTAEEAGLETQNEAGLETPEEAGQEIHKEAGLETHEEAGQKTPEVAGPVTHEEVGRKTPEVPGPETPEVGGPETHEEAGPETHEVGGRKTPEVGGQETHEEAGRKTPKVAGPETPKVAGPETPKVAGPETPEVAGPETPEEAGPETQEEAGPETQEEAAQWGQTVWQLTCTGAPLSFATVQWDVPDPPAATSLHVTDMGSANEPTPGGVTSLDGTSPSLHRSQGVNADLFIRQGRGEDGGFDYLALNSNPELRGNASEPCDAADVQEPPTQEREDPTHELLESNNGIPPTAVLEEEGVPSASSRPVTVDLLDILDVADVSEDEGDSFVDLKPQEEPEQPCLLLTGLRDSEDQQTSANGVEEEEEEDEGEEQEQINVSGTEESEEAEVTICLSYVEFSGDLPRTDDAAATVNPDKPTDRPPSELLEERPEGSHEAPAGQAAEPEMCLDVDQNADPERSEAAANAEEPSAQAAGLTERRETPQRAMEPTEGPEEERGDQAKDFPPRAEPERLEAAEEPRGAGVSQHLDPPPEEPARSRAADPPGAPVETGESQTTPHLSPEPADGAGGGEEGSASEERAEPPGGAPPPLVNGDAVNGEMARRLAERLRGLDGIQRVDVVKHIDKDNDFSRAVGEEYLKLFDFTGQTLDHALRCFLKVVVLIGETQERERVLQHFACRFHHCNPDSFTSSESVLALTCAVMLLNTDLHGQNVGKSMSSTKFVSNLDGMDEGENFSKDLLKSLYNSIKSEPLQWAVDEEELKSSVLVDEDAAEDAPLRSKFNPFQDVPHDKTASVVKQGFLQRKLHADIDGKRTPWGKRGWKTFYGVVRGMVLYLQKDDYRREQPIDEEVVSLHHSLAEQAADYTKKPYVFRLQTADWRVLLFQASSKLEMHSWISRVNLVSALHSSPPFPAAVGSQRRFCRPILPSSQSAHTPERQLQSYAETLQSFKEDLSYLQQNLPEGKRAKAKELEEHRVRAEYLHHEMCRYEIYIQGLEAWKSVTKAVGGALSVADLNQFDKAVCAYSAEEEEVENEGRLKKSHSSPSLELEIVPPALIKVRRNISERRTYRRTIIPRWNKEV, encoded by the exons ATGCTAATGGAGGAGGAAAATGTGTGCTCCTCTCCACCGGATGTCACGGTATCGGCCGTTCAGCAGCCCCAACAAGCCTTGTGTACATCCATCGACCACCGGCGCtccaatggagaggaagaggccaTCGTGTGGGGCACCATAGCGGTACAGATCGACCGGGCACAGGGTGCGGATCAACTCTCCCTGGAGGCAGAAGCAGGGACCCGTGAGGAGGCAGGACCAGGGACCGCCGAGGAGGCAGGACTAGAGACCCCCGAGGAGGCAGGACCAGGGACTGCTGAGGAGGCAGGACTAGAGACCCAGAATGAGGCGGGACTAGAGACCCCCGAAGAGGCAGGACAAGAGATCCACAAGGAAGCAGGACTAGAGACCCATGAGGAGGCGGGACAAAAAACCCCAGAGGTGGCGGGACCAGTGACCCACGAGGAGGTGGGACGAAAGACACCCGAGGTGCCGGGACCAGAGACCCCCGAGGTGGGGGGACCAGAGACCCACGAGGAGGCGGGACCAGAGACCCACGAGGTGGGGGGACGAAAGACACCCGAGGTGGGGGGACAAGAGACCCACGAGGAGGCGGGACGAAAGACACCCAAGGTGGCGGGACCAGAGACCCCCAAGGTGGCGGGACCAGAGACCCCCAAGGTGGCGGGACCAGAGACCCCCGAGGTGGCGGGACCAGAGACCCCCGAGGAGGCGGGACCAGAGACCCAGGAGGAGGCGGGACCAGAGACCCAGGAGGAGGCAGCGCAGTGGGGGCAGACAGTATGGCAGTTGACCTGTACCGGTGCTCCGCTGTCCTTTGCGACAGTGCAGTGGGACGTGCCCGACCCCCCTGCTGCAACGTCTTTGCACGTGACTGACATGGGCTCGGCCAATGAGCCGACCCCGGGCGGCGTGACGAGTCTAGACGGCACTTCCCCGTCGCTTCACCGCTCTCAGGGCGTTAACGCTGATCTGTTCATACGGCAGGGCAGAGGGGAAGACGGTGGTTTTGATTATCTGGCTCTCAACTCAAATCCAGAGCTCAGAGGAAACGCCTCAGAG CCATGTGACGCTGCAGACGTGCAAGAGCCGCCGACACAGGAAAGGGAAGACCCCACACACGAGCTGTTAGAAAGTAATAACG GTATTCCACCGACGGCAGTCTTAGAAGAAGAGGGGGTCCCCTCGGCCAGCTCACGTCCTGTAACTGTGGACCTACTCGACATTCTGGACGTCGCTGATGTGTCAGAAGATGAGGGGGACAGTTTTGTAGATTTAAAACCACAAGAGGAACCGGAACAGCCCTGCCTTCTGCTGACTGGACTCAGAGACTCCGAGGACCAGCAAACTTCAGCCAATGGtgtcgaggaggaggaagaagaagacgagggagaagagcaggagCAGATAAACGTGTCCGGTACCGAAGAAAGTGAAGAGGCAGAAGTCACCATTTGTCTGAGTTATGT GGAGTTTTCTGGGGATTTGCCACGAACCGACGATGCCGCAGCAACCGTAAACCCAGATAAGCCGACTGACAGGCCGCCGTCAGAGCTTCTGGAAGAGAGACCGGAAGGGTCACATGAAGCTCCCGCTGGTCAGGCCGCAGAACCCGAAATGTGCTTGGATGTAGATCAGAACGCAGACCCTGAGCGGTCAGAGGCTGCGGCCAACGCGGAGGAACCGTCGGCCCAGGCGGCCGGCCTCACCGAGAGGAGAGAGACCCCCCAGCGGGCGATGGAGCCCACTGAAGGACCGGAGGAGGAACGAGGCGACCAAGCAAAAGACTTTCCGCCGCGAGCCGAGCCCGAGCGGCTTGAGGCGGCCGAGGAGCCGAGGGGGGCTGGAGTGTCGCAGCATCTCGACCCGCCGCCAGAGGAGCCCGCCCGAAGCCGAGCCGCGGACCCGCCGGGGGCCCCGGTGGAGACCGGTGAGTCGCAAACGACGCCGCACTTGTCCCCCGAGCCCGCTGACGGAGCGGGAGGCGGCGAGGAAGGCTCCGCGAGCGAGGAGCGGGCTGAGCCCCCCGggggggcgccgccgccgcttgTGAACGGAGACGCGGTGAACGGAGAGATGGCCCGCCGCCTCGCCGAGCGGCTGCGCGGTCTGGACGGGATCCAACGCGTGGACGTGGTGAAGCACATAGACAAAGA caATGACTTCAGTCGCGCTGTCGGGGAGGAATACCTGAAACTATTTGACTTCACCGGGCAAACTCTGGATCACGCCCTGAG GTGTTTTCTGAAAGTGGTCGTGCTGATAGGAGAGACCCAGGAGAGAGAGCGCGTGCTGCAGCATTTCGCCTGCCGCTTCCATCACTGCAACCCCGactccttcacctcctcgg aGTCCGTGTTGGCCCTCACGTGTGCTGTGATGCTTCTCAACACGGACTTGCACGGACAG AACGTGGGGAAATCAATGTCCTCCACCAAGTTTGTGTCCAACCTTGATGGGATGGACGAAGGAGAAAACTTCAGCAAGGATCTCTTGAAG AGTCTCTACAACTCCATCAAGAGTGAGCCGCTGCAGTGGGctgt ggacgaggaggagctgaagagctCCGTGCTGGTGGACGAGGACGCGGCGGAGGACGCGCCGCTGCGCTCCAAGTTCAACCCTTTCCAGGACGTCCCGCACGACAAAACGGCGTCGGTGGTCAAACAGGGGTTCCTGCAGAGGAAGCTGCACGCCGACATCGACGGCAAACGCA CTCCGTGGGGAAAGCGAGGCTGGAAGACGTTCTATGGAGTGGTGAGGGGAATGGTCCTCTACCTGCAGAAG GATGACTACCGGAGGGAGCAGCCGATCGACGAGGAGGTGGTGAGCCTGCACCACTCTCTGGCCGAGCAGGCGGCCGACTACACCAAGAAGCCCTACGTCTTCCGTCTGCAGACAGCCGACTGGAGGGTTTTGCTCTTTCAGGCCTC ATCCAAACTGGAGATGCATTCTTGGATCAGCCGCGTCAACCTGGTGTCGGCCCTCCACTCGTCGCCTCCGTTCCCCGCCGCCGTCGGCTCTCAGAGGAGATTCTGCAGACCCATCCTCCCCTCGTCGCAGTCTGCCCACACTCCG GAGCGTCAGCTGCAGTCTTATGCAGAAACGCTGCAGTCCTTCAAAGAGGACTTGTCGTACCTGCAGCAAAACCTGCCAGAGGGCAAAAGAGCCAAAgccaaggagctggaggagcatcGCGTCAGAGCGGAGTACCTCCACCACGAG ATGTGCCGCTACGAGATCTACATCCAGGGGCTGGAGGCGTGGAAGAGCGTGACGAAGGCAGTTGGCGGCGCGCTGAGCGTCGCCGACCTGAACCAGTTCGACAAAGCGGTGTGCGCGTACtcggcggaggaggaagaggtggaaaaCGAAGGCAGGCTGAAAAAGTCCCACTCCAGCCCGTCCCTGGAACTGGAGATTGTGCCCCCGGCGTTGATCAAAGTGAGACGCAACATCTCAGAGAGACGGACTTATCGCAGGACCATCATTCCCCGGTGGAATAAAGAGGTCTGA
- the pax8 gene encoding paired box protein Pax-8: protein MIRLNVEHLTRLKSHQCEYSSVTSVLQQHGHGGLNQLGGMFVNGRPLPEVIRQRIVDMAHQGVRPCDISRQLRVSHGCVSKILGRYYETGSIKPGVIGGSKPKVATPKVVDKIAEYKRQNPTMFAWEIRDRLLSEGVCDSDTVPSVSSINRIIRTKVQQPFNLPLDGKGLSPGHTLIPSSAVTPPESPHSDSLGSTYSISGLLGIPQPSAEGKRSHDDSDQESCRHSVDSQGSGGVPRKQMRMDHFSAATPHLDCGFDRHQYPPDSFGSASGSKTEQTLYPLSLINGSLDEAKASLSTSGSAIGRNLTAHQSYAMVTGRDMVSSTLPGYPPHIPSPAQSGYSSSAITGMVAAGTDYSGQTYSHSPYTYSEAWRFTNSSILGSPYYYSTASRTAPPPAAAYDHL from the exons gTCATGGGGGTCTTAACCAACTAGGTGGAATGTTTGTTAATGGACGTCCACTCCCGGAGGTGATCCGGCAACGCATCGTGGACATGGCCCACCAGGGGGTCCGGCCCTGTGACATCTCCCGCCAGCTCCGAGTCAGCCACGGCTGCGTCAGCAAGATCTTGGGCCG TTACTACGAGACGGGCAGCATCAAACCCGGCGTGATCGGCGGCTCCAAGCCCAAAGTGGCCACCCCGAAGGTTGTGGATAAAATCGCAGAGTACAAGAGGCAGAATCCCACCATGTTCGCCTGGGAAATTCGGGACAGGCTGCTGTCGGAGGGGGTGTGTGACAGCGACACGGTGCCCAGCGTGAGCTCCATTAACAG aATCATTCGAACAAAGGTCCAACAGCCGTTCAATCTGCCTCTGGATGGAAAAGGCCTGAGTCCAGGACACACGTTGA TCCCGAGTTCCGCGGTCACCCCTCCCGAGTCCCCACACTCGGACTCTTTGGGCTCCACCTACTCCATTAGCGGCTTGTTGGGAATCCCCCAACCCAGCGCCGAGGGCAAGAGGAGCCACGATGACA GTGATCAGGAGAGCTGTCGGCACAGCGTGGACTCTCAGGGTAGCGGAGGCGTCCCCAGGAAACAAATGAGGATGGATCACTTTTCTGCAGCCACCCCACATCTGGACTGCGGGTTCGATCGTCACCAGTATCCCCCGGACTCATTCGGCTCCGCCTCCGGCAGCAAGACGGAGCAG ACTTTGTACCCGCTGTCCCTCATCAACGGCAGCCTGGACGAGGCCAAGGCCAGCCTCTCAACATCCGGCTCCGCCATTGGACGCAACCTTACGGCGCACCAGAGCTACGCCATGGTGACCG GGCGTGACATGGTGAGCTCCACCTTGCCGGGCTACCCACCACACATCCCCTCCCCGGCCCAGTCAGGATACTCCTCCTCTGCCATCACGGGCATGGTAGCAG CGGGCACAGACTACTCGGGTCAGACCTACAGCCATTCGCCCTACACATACAGTGAAGCCTGGAGGTTCACCAACTCCAGCATACTGG GTTCGCCCTATTACTACAGCACCGCCTCCCGCACCGCTCCGCCGCCCGCGGCCGCCTACGACCACCTCTAG